In Vibrio pomeroyi, the genomic window AAAGCCGACTCACTAACATGAGTCGGCTTTTTTGTTCGCTAATGGTGCATAGAGTAAATTTGAACGAGTGTTCAGTTTGTTGTAGTCTGATCAGAAAGATGGGTATCCACTTCGAATTGGATACGCCTTAGCAACGATATTTGGAAAGATTATGAGCAAGAAACTTCAACTCGATATTATTTCTGACGTAATGTGCCCTTGGTGCGTGGTCGGCTACAAAAATCTAGAGCAAGCCGTTTCAGAACTTGGCTTAGAACAACAGATTGAACTTGAATGGCAGCCGTTTGAGTTGAATCCAGACATGCCGCAAGAGGGTGAAAACCTGCGTGACCACATCATGAGAAAATACGGTTCAAGTGCGGAAGAGAGCCAACGTTCACGTGAGCAACTGGCAGCACGTGGCAAAGCGGTTGGATTCGATTTCAATTTCTATGACAGCATGAGAATGGTGAATTCACGTCACCTACATGTGCTGCTTGATTTTGCTCTCGCTCACGGCAAACAGACTGAGTTAAAGCTACGTTTCTTTACTGCGCATTTTTCAGAGCAAAAAGATCTGTCTAATCGAGAAGTGATTGCACAAGAACTTGAAGCGGTTGGCTTAGACTCAACGAAGGCACTGAAACGCTTGAAGAACATCGACAACTTAAAGCAAATTGAAGCGCAAGAGTTTGAATGGCAACGCATGGGCATCTCAGCGGTTCCTACTGTGGTATTCAACCGCAAGAGTGCAGTGACAGGCGCGCAGACGGTCGAAACGTATAAGCAAATCCTTCAAGAGCTTATTGCTGAATCATAAGCTGATCATTGGTATCAATTAGAGTCTGAATTTCATGGAATCACTTTCACTCGCACAAGCACAAAAAATTGTACTGCTTTCGCAAAAGCTACCACCTAAGAAGCAACCGCCCAAAAAGCAACGTAATGGTGGCGCTTTGGCGAACACGCTGTCTGCGATTGAAAACCTTGGCTATGTGCAAATTGATACCATCTCTGTGATTCAGCGAGCTCACCACCACACGCTTTGGAATCGCAATCAAGACTACCAACTGAATCATCTGGATAAGCTGTTAGAGCGCCGAGAAGTGTTTGAGTATTGGTCGCACGCCGCCGCGTATTTACCCATGCGTGACTACCGCTTCAGCCTGCATCGAAAGAATGGGTTTGCGAGCGGTAAGCTAAAGCATTGGTATAAAAAAGACGATGCACTTATGGCGCATGTTCTCAAACATATTGAGAGCGAAGGGCCATTGATGGCGAAAGACTTTGAAGGGGACAGACCCAACCCCGGAGGATGGGGCGGTAAACCGGCCAAACAGGCGCTAGAGACTTTGTTTATGCAAGGCGACTTAATGGTGCCAAGCCGAGTGAACTTTCATAAGGTGTATGACCTAACCGAGCGAGTTTTGCCTAGTGGCATTGATACCTCTGAACCAACGGAACAAGAGTATATCGAGCATCTGATCACGCGTTATTTAGAAGCGAACGGTGTGGGAATCGCATCGGAAATGAGCTATCTCCTTAATAACACCAAACCACTGATACAGAAGACACTCCAACAGATGCTTGAAGACAATCAAGTCGTGAAAGTGGATGTTCAAGGTGCTGATTATTATGTGTTGCCTAATGCATTTGAACTGCTGAGTCAGCCTCTTTCTCGAACTAAGTTAAAGATACTGTCTCCGTTCGATAATCTGTTGATTCAACGTAAGCGAATGCAATCACTGTTTAATTTTGATTACCTTCTAGAGTGCTACGTTCCAGAGGCCAAGCGCCAGTTTGGTTACTTTAGTTTGCCGATTCTGTGGCAAGGAGAGCTGGTGGCACGAATGGATTGTAAGGTTGATAGGAAGAGTGGCTTACTCAATATTCGTAACTTGGTTGTGGAAGGGCGAATCAAAAACCATGAATCATTCGTTCATGCCTTATGCGACGAGCTAAAACACTTCATGGTGTTCAACCAATGTGATGAGATGGTCGTCCATCACACTACGCCCTTTGATCTTGGTAAGCGCTTGATGAGTCATTGGCAAACGGTTTAGCGTTCATCGTTGCTTCAAAGTCCTAGTTACATAAACCATCTCGTTATTCAGCAAGCTCGCCTAACAAGAACTCGACAAAGGTTCTGTTCTTCAAAGACAGTTGCTTGGTTTTGTAGAGTAAATGAATCGGCTTAGGCAAAGGGGTCATACCGGGTAGGATCTCCACTAGAGCACCACGCTCTATCTCTTCTGACACTAAAATAGTTGGCTGCAATAACACGCCCACGCCTTGCAAGGCGGCATATCGCAACACATCTCCATTGTTCGACATCAAACGCACTTGCCCTTTATTCACCGCGCTATGCGTTGCTTGATGGTTCTGAGAGGCTAGGAGTTGCGATTCATTGCTTTGCGCACTCCGCGCTTGTGTATCTCGGCCACTCACATCACGACGACTGCTATAACTGAACCCAAGCGATGGGTGCTGTGCAAGGTCTTCCAATACGCGGATTTCTGCATGTTGGTTAAGGTACTTAGGAGCCGCGCAGTAACACATCTCATAATCCCCTAAATATCTG contains:
- a CDS encoding LysR substrate-binding domain-containing protein, which encodes MDKLTSMKVFVYVVEQGSFRSAANHFNLSATMISKHVHHLESSLNSQLIHRTTRKQSLTDSGQLYYRECKRILEDISNAENLIQTLENQPQGTVKINCPVTYGNKVLAPIVAKFLANHPTINVELVLNNDLVDPYSSDIDLIVRIGDLSDSSLVARYLGDYEMCYCAAPKYLNQHAEIRVLEDLAQHPSLGFSYSSRRDVSGRDTQARSAQSNESQLLASQNHQATHSAVNKGQVRLMSNNGDVLRYAALQGVGVLLQPTILVSEEIERGALVEILPGMTPLPKPIHLLYKTKQLSLKNRTFVEFLLGELAE
- a CDS encoding DsbA family oxidoreductase yields the protein MSKKLQLDIISDVMCPWCVVGYKNLEQAVSELGLEQQIELEWQPFELNPDMPQEGENLRDHIMRKYGSSAEESQRSREQLAARGKAVGFDFNFYDSMRMVNSRHLHVLLDFALAHGKQTELKLRFFTAHFSEQKDLSNREVIAQELEAVGLDSTKALKRLKNIDNLKQIEAQEFEWQRMGISAVPTVVFNRKSAVTGAQTVETYKQILQELIAES
- a CDS encoding winged helix-turn-helix domain-containing protein, which encodes MESLSLAQAQKIVLLSQKLPPKKQPPKKQRNGGALANTLSAIENLGYVQIDTISVIQRAHHHTLWNRNQDYQLNHLDKLLERREVFEYWSHAAAYLPMRDYRFSLHRKNGFASGKLKHWYKKDDALMAHVLKHIESEGPLMAKDFEGDRPNPGGWGGKPAKQALETLFMQGDLMVPSRVNFHKVYDLTERVLPSGIDTSEPTEQEYIEHLITRYLEANGVGIASEMSYLLNNTKPLIQKTLQQMLEDNQVVKVDVQGADYYVLPNAFELLSQPLSRTKLKILSPFDNLLIQRKRMQSLFNFDYLLECYVPEAKRQFGYFSLPILWQGELVARMDCKVDRKSGLLNIRNLVVEGRIKNHESFVHALCDELKHFMVFNQCDEMVVHHTTPFDLGKRLMSHWQTV